GGTACAAAAACTGATAcgctttctgtctttcagtacATCATGTTTGCTTGGTTTGATTTTGTGTCACTCCCTCTGTTGAATTCATGTGTCTCTGAGTGCCTAAACCTTCCAACAACAAGGTATATGTGTTGAAACCAAAGCTTTGACACCGAGTTCCTCCTGAACATCTACTGCACTGAACAACCTCTAGCAAACAACCGCAGCAGCTTTCTGCAATCACTTGAAATTTCTCCAGGAATTATTTCCCATGTCGTGTTTCCAGGAGGAACCAGAATACGACGAGCCCCCAGCGTTGCCTCCACGCTCAGATGATTTTGACGCTCCGCCTCTTCCTGTGAGGTCAGCAGAAGTGGAGGAGGACGACGGAGATTACGAGGAACTGGCCGAACCGCCTCCTCCCGTGCCGACAGGTCTGTCTCTGAGCAAAACAATCGCTTAAAACGGAATCCTTTAACATTTCAAATGCACGAatctcactgttttcttctccaGATGGGGACAACGACTATGAAGACCTGACGTGTGGCCTGAAGGCTAGAGCCATTTATGACTACCAGGGAGGTACAACACTTCTTCAGCTCTTTATTTTCATGCACCAAACATCAAATGTCCACCCATAAGTACTCCACATTTAATAGGTGATCTGATTACATGTTTGTGTGGCATAAATCTGCACAATAATGGTGATTTTTCTGACTTCTGTTAACAAACTTCTAGCACCGTGAGCATGTGTTGTTTCATCACGATGCCACCCAGGTGCTTCTTGTTTTAAAGTGTAACCGTGTCTCTACATTTCTGAGGACACGTCCTTTGGTCTGTTTTTCACACAGAGGCGGATGACGAGATCTCCTTCAATCCGGACGACGTCATCACCAACATAGAGATGATTGACGAGGGCTGGTGGAAGGGACAGTGTCACGGATGCATCGGTCTGTTTCCGGCCGCTTACGTCGAGCTGATGTAGCGAACACGAGCTCCACTTAAACTCAGGTTTCAGCAGAACAAATGAAttgatttctgtatttatagGATGAATCTTAGCAAGttttttgatcagctgatttcagtcattttaggaTGTCAGGATTGATGTATAAAGTATCTAAAGGTAGTGAGAGGAAAAAACTCGTATTAATGATGAGAATTTTAGCTACGATGAACAGATTAgagataataaaatatatttaaaggaAAAGTTCTGTTTGTACaccatttattttaaagagatCATTTCTTATCAGTGTCAATTAACAATAGAGTTAAgctttttaaccctcatgtcgtcctgcgggtcaaaattgacccgttttaaagtttgaaaatgtggaaaaaaatatatattttcacagtgaaacttctgatgtccactttttcaacatttttgggaaatctttgaacattttttggtagaaaaaaagaaatgttaaaaatgtttaagaacattcacaaaaaaaaaaatcaaccaaaatccagtgaagtttactggattttggttgatttttatgtgaatgttctgaaagaaaatattagaagttttactgatacatatgtaatcactttggatatttttaggatttttttgaagatttttgcttattttttgaaaatatttacaagaattttcttgtcaagtttgggggatttttttgaaataaaactttaaagggaaacttttaaggaattattggaattttcttcctgaaagttttacaaattttcagaaatttggggattttttttgctgaatttttggattttttttcagacaaggaaacaatattttttggtgcccataaatgaagacaacaggagggttaatcttCTTTACCTGATCTACGTCTACACAGTGAATGATTAGAACAAAACTCTGGCATTTTTCTACATGATTCTGTCGGTGATATGTATGATATGTACCACTTCATTTGTGCAGGAAAACATTGTCATTCAGCCCTAAGTGGTATAAAACTAAAACCTACAATACGGTAAATAAAATACGCCAAAGTACAGGAAATTATGTTTTATCAGAGTACAGAAAGTTTGAACATGTAGCAGAGAATACACGTGTATCATCTCTATTTCTAAAACACACTAAAGCACTGTGAAGTCAACACAAATCTTCTGTTCTTAGGAATTGTTCTGAAATCAAAGCGGAGCAGCTGTTCCATGACAGCAACTTTCTGCAGCGAACTTTTCTACAATTTCAGGCTCTGTGATGCAGCCGAGAATCTTAGAATTCACTGAGCAGAGAAAGATTTAACAGCAGAAAGTTAGCACTTCTCATGTTTATAAGAACACATGAAATGATGATGCTGTGTTTCTGCATCCAAAGTCTGTAAGGCAAAAGCAACAGTCTTCTGGTTTCCTCCATTCTACCAAGCGAtgcccttcttcttcttgcctTTGCCGCTTTTCTGTGCCATCCGTTTGCCTTTCAGTTTCTTGGCCTGCCTTTGGCCCATCCATGCGGGATACTGTCCGTTTTCATCCAAAAGAGTTTTCTTGTTGCGCTTCCTGTCCAGGTCCATCTTCCCATCTAGAACACAGAAAAGCAGAGATTCGCtcactgagaaaaaaataaaacattactaTGTATTCACCTAAAATCTACAGGATTCAGGCTGATGAAAAACTATAAAAGCCCACTGTCTGCTTACTGTCTCACTTACCGTCTCCCTCGAGTTCTGCCATTTCAACATCTCCCTCCTTCTTTATCTTGTCAGCCGGCACCACTGTGGCGATCTCCTGCATGTCGGTCATGACAGCTTCTCCTTTCTTATCCAGATTCAGAGCTTGTTTCAGTCGAGCCAACTCCTTGGGCgcatttttcttcctcttctctgccCGCATTTTTCGCTTCCATTTACTCCGGAggctttttgccattttgaggATGTTCTGAAAGGACAAACAAATTCCAGTGAAACTATTTGATTTCAATGTTTCTAAGGAATCTGTCCATGttgggggattttttggttgtttgtttcacCACATagcatcaaaaacaacaaagatgagGACTAATGGCAGGGACACAGTGTCACCAAACAtgcaaactaaaataaaataatgtaaaatggaATGTATTTTACATGTGGAGACGCATGTGTGGAGCACAGGGTTGGAGATGAACAAACAAACCAGACTGAAGATTGGTTATGAACACAAAGCATGAAGTTTTGTTGTGAATCTGATCCATTGTATATTAACATTGGATAGAATGACTCCCTTGtttagctttgttttgttcataCAGATCATTTacccttgtgttgtcttgcgggtcaaaactgacctggtTGAAAGtttaaatatgtgaaaaaatatatattttcacagtgaaacttctgatgtccacattttcaacatttttgggaaatctctgaacattttttggtggaaaaaagaaatgttaaaaatgtttcttaagaacatattagaagatttactgatatatatatatgtaatcactttagatatttttaggaatttttttggaagatttttacgaattttttgaaaatatttacaagaattttcttgccaaatttgagggattttttttaaataaaacttttaagggaaatttttaaggaattgttggaattttcttcctgaaggttttgcaaattttcagaaatttgtggaattttttgctgaatttttgaatttttttcagacaaagaaacaatattttttgggtgcccataagtgaagacaacaggagggttaatgtttggtctgtttgtttgtgagaCTGTTGTTGATCAAAGTAGGTTTTGCATTAAGAACACCAAGTGAATTCTTTTTCAATACTTTCTGTAGACAGAAAGCACCCATATAGTGCCTCACTGTAATATATTTTGTAATTATTACAAATAAGTAAAGTTCCGATGAGATACATTAGGTGCTAAAACCAAGAGGACTCTCCTTAATACTCCAAGgagaaacatgaaagaaaaggagaaaagaggaaCCTGCTGGACCAAAAATATAAACGCAAcatgtattattttcattaattcTATCCATTGTTTTCAACATAGGGAAAGAAGTATTTGTTGTTCCAACATGCAGCATCCTTACAACAGAATGAACGTCCTGAAACAACTAAGGACACATCTGTGACACATACAGCTGCTGTACCTGGAGGGTCTGTTGAAAttgctgaacatttttgggagacaggATCACAACGTCTGAAATGGTCATTCAGACCATCATGTGGCATTAGATGACAAATTGTAGAGTTGTGGACGTTCAAGTGAATGTTTACAGCCCTGATATGACAGCATCCAGCCTGGTAACAGCCCATTCTCTGCTGCATTTTAAGTTAGATTTTTAAAGTCACTGGTTAAACTATCTGATTTGCTATCCTTTAAAGCCAAATCTGACTAGGCTGTGGATTAACTCAATGGTCAATAACGTCACCATCTGAACAGTTTAAAATTCTTTGTTCACAGTTGGCCAATTTTAACCTTTTTCCAACCAGAACAGTAGACAGGTGgttttttaaattgttctgTAAGTCataaaaataccagaaaaaggCACATTTTCATCAGCAGATTCCTGAAAAAACATTTAGTAACAGATTTAAACCCAGTCGCTTATGTTTCAGGGTCAGTTTTAGGTAAGAATCCCCAAGGAAATGTTACGCCTTAACCAGCAGTGTTACATGGTACTAAACATCACATTCAACCAACTGTTACAGCTCAACAAAACGGGCCTCCAAAAATCTTTCTACGGATTTATTAAGCCTGTTCGGtatttaaattactcaaaatcatGTCTATAACACATTTACACCAGGAAATAATAGCTAGATATTGTCACTAACACGTTGTTAAACCCTGTACAGCAGGTCTACAGCTAAGTAAACTGTTTGCTAACTTGCTAGCTACACATTTTCTCGTGTTTTAGAGTCCTTAAAGATGCTAAATGCTGCATATTagcaacataaataaatacagctgTGAGTCCTGATCCTCAATATAAAAGACACGTTTACTTACATAAGACTGAAGAGTATTATCTGTTTAAATTCTCTGTGTTGCGACAGGAACACACACCGCTCCGTACACGTGTTTACGAGTGGAGAAAAAAAGCGATTAGAAGAAGCTGCAACCTGATTGGCTGCTTTGGACGCTCTGAAGAAGGTGACGTCTGATTGGCCAGCGAGCGAGCTCAAACCCGGAAGTTCAAAGGATCGTGAAGTGTAAACAAAATGTTGTGGAGAAGGTAATGAGCAAACTACGCTTTCTCACGGCCTTATTCGGCATCCAGCTGTAACCTAACCGACTAACAGTGAAGCAGCAACTCCTAACATTGTAGAAAGGGTGGATTTTCCTTCTTTTGCGGTGTTTAATTTGTCCGGGAGTCATGAGCTGCTGTTCAGCCGGTCAGCCTCCTGCTCGCAGCCCTCCGCTTTCTGCTGCATTAGCGCCCATCACCAGCATGTTGGACACAGCTGCAGAGCAAATGATGGTCAACAAAGATTTCCAGGCGGCTTTTGACACGTGTGACAGAGGTCTGAAGAGTCTGGACGGCATGGAGCCAGAGGACAACAGGTGAGAGTCTGAAACTTGACCCTCATCAGTGCTCCCTGCGGCCTGGATGTTGCTCTAACTgtgattctgtgttttattttgcagatgTGAGGAGTTCAGGGCGGGTTTCTGCATCTTAGGGATCCAGGCTCTGGCTGAGCTGAATCAGTGGCAGGACGTCCTCTCCTGGGTCCTGCAGCAGTACGAGCACCAGGAGAACATCCCAGCTAGAATAATGCAGATGTGGTGAGAAGATCTCAGACTGTGAGAGTTTTTTTTATCAGCtattttcatcaaaaataatttaagataagataatcctttattactcccgACGTctggggaaatttccagtgttacagcagcaaacatcttTCAAAGCAGCACTAACCGTATGTACAGTAATGATAATTATTATAcggtaataacaataatatgtacaatatatacaagaatgaaaaatgaataaatgcagtattACTAGAGCTGCTGTAACTGGCTGCCACGCTCACAGAGCCTGATAAACGTTTGAATTTCAAGTAAGTTATCCAACATCAAGTCACTGCATTCCAGTTTTGTAAAGATGAcgatttttaaatgtaaattgaaTATTTAGAGATTGTGGGCTGTTGCTCGCATAATGTCAGAAAACTGCCCTTTTGCACTGTCATTTACCTAATgaattaaataacaataaaacaaagaatcaactataaaataatagttAGCTGCAGCTCTAAGGCCAACAACATACATTTACAGAATATATTTGGATTATTTAGATTAAGGCTGCAtgatactggaaaaaaacagacataatgatgtttggtttttgtgtagtataaaaatacatgaattatTACTTAATGACTTGAATAGCTCTATAATATTGACAATCGAAAGGTAGCAACAATTGCTGGACATTATTGAGCTGTTCTTGGTTAACCtcatcctttctgtagccaaaatatttccttcttcctttttattgtttctttcctgttcttcagtcattttgctgtgcacacgTGAAGGCTGCATGTAAATAGACTGTGTCCCGTAAATAAAATTAGATAACACTCAGTTTATCCAATAACCATCAATCAGACACACTAAAGTTGTAGATTagtcattaaaaatgacagtaatacaagttttctttttgttgaaaatcattgccaacaaaaaaatgtatagtGATGTAATATGATGTGTTGATTTGCCCCATTCACATTATGCTTTGTGCATTGTGACTATTTGCATGAGCACGTCATGAAGTGGCtgctgaaatttaatttaaagtgaatttcctgtctcatttttatgttgaattacaataaaactgaatgataaagtaactaaaaaaaaaagagagaaccaattttaaaagatttcagAGCAGCAACTGTGAATTGTTTTCATTATCAAATAGTCTCTTCATTATTTTTGTAACAACTTGATTCATCGTTGTGTCTGTAACCCTTGATAGTCAGATTTGGATTGTATATTACAAGTAAGAGGCAAATTTTATGTTAAATGAGtgaatttttggcatttttttaactCGTAAATTGTGACAAAATACCAACTGAGCagattttctctttcatttcgGCAGCGTACTTCTTTACTCCAAAGTCGGGGAGCCTGCCGTGATGCAGGAAGCAGCCAGAGTTTGGTTGCTCTGGCCGTTGAACAGCGGAGTGTCCGGGTTCAGGACGGTGGCAGAGCTGTACCTGCTGCACATCCTTGTGCCTCTCGGACACGGAGAGGAGGCTCGGGAGCTGATCGCAGGTGAGGTGGGTAGCGCTGCGTTCACAGAAGACCAGAGACAGACGGCGCTGGATGTCGTGGAAGAAAAAGAGCGACGGGATCAAGAAGCACCTTGTAATCCCAACGTTAGTCCGAGCTCAGAGATCACAGCTCATCCTCAAGGTCAGTCCTCATGACGTGTTGTATGTTCAGTCACCATAAGTGCAATACATAACTGGTCTTTCTGATTGTGTTTTCCAGGTGGTGTAATTCACAAACTTGCAGCCATGCTCAGGTTTTTATACAGGAAAGTCATGATGTGCCACTCTGGTTCATTTCCCCTCCGGAGACTCTTTCTGGCTGCTCTTCTCATCTACATGCTTTTTTTCCGACTGGATCCAGGTTTGGTTTGAAGTTTTTGGCGTATTTGTATAATTTCCTTTTCAAAAAGAATCTATTTGGGGAATAAACTGGTGTATttctaacttgttttttttccccgacAGCTCTCCCCTCTTCATTCATGTGGATTTCCAAACTTTATCAGCTTCTCAGACAAATGTGGACCACCATGTTTGCACCATATTATCAGGCTCTCGCTCAGAGCAAAGAACTGTGAAAGACTGAATATCACACTGTGTTTATTGAAACATTTTGACTCAGCTGTGTTTTGTAAACGAGCATGACGTAGTCCCTCATTCTTTTGTTATCATATCTGTAAAACCGCAGTCACAAAAGCAACTTCCTCCACACCCAAAGACATTCCAGGAGTATTTGCTGTTAGTCAAAGTACAGTTTTGATGCTTTTAAAATGCCCCACCGACTGTGAGAGCTTGATTTTATCACCTGGTTCTGTGAACCTGTGAAGTGTAAATACATTCTTGTCAGGTCATCATT
This is a stretch of genomic DNA from Amphiprion ocellaris isolate individual 3 ecotype Okinawa chromosome 21, ASM2253959v1, whole genome shotgun sequence. It encodes these proteins:
- the llph gene encoding protein LLP homolog codes for the protein MAKSLRSKWKRKMRAEKRKKNAPKELARLKQALNLDKKGEAVMTDMQEIATVVPADKIKKEGDVEMAELEGDDGKMDLDRKRNKKTLLDENGQYPAWMGQRQAKKLKGKRMAQKSGKGKKKKGIAW
- the pex26 gene encoding peroxisome assembly protein 26; the encoded protein is MSCCSAGQPPARSPPLSAALAPITSMLDTAAEQMMVNKDFQAAFDTCDRGLKSLDGMEPEDNRCEEFRAGFCILGIQALAELNQWQDVLSWVLQQYEHQENIPARIMQMCVLLYSKVGEPAVMQEAARVWLLWPLNSGVSGFRTVAELYLLHILVPLGHGEEARELIAGEVGSAAFTEDQRQTALDVVEEKERRDQEAPCNPNVSPSSEITAHPQGGVIHKLAAMLRFLYRKVMMCHSGSFPLRRLFLAALLIYMLFFRLDPALPSSFMWISKLYQLLRQMWTTMFAPYYQALAQSKEL